The Oncorhynchus keta strain PuntledgeMale-10-30-2019 unplaced genomic scaffold, Oket_V2 Un_scaffold_8559_pilon_pilon, whole genome shotgun sequence nucleotide sequence gtgttgaagtgtgcccctgaCTTTCTGTAAATAaaagaaaaacaagaaaattgtgcggTCTGGCTTgcctaatataaggaatttgaaacgatttatacttttacttttgatacctaaGTATATTTTTAAAATGACATTTACTGTTGAtccttaagtatatttaaaaccaaatacttttagacttttactcgagtattattttactgggtgacgcacttttacttgagtcattttctaataAGGTATTTTttgtatgacaattgggtacttttcccaccactgcctCGGGCCAGCTGCATAAGGAACAGAAGTGGTCGCTTGGGGCCCCAGGCAGCTAGAGAGCTCAGTCAGgatctcaacttactgttgacagTTAACTTtacaatagtagaatacacaaggtgaagTTCAActtgtggttgtgcatcagcagttttgctcttgttttgtcagtcactgacagtcactcaattagccgtGTCAGCGAaacatttttagattggtaaattagtctagccagccaTCTAAACATATAGTAATAATGCCTGAATACCAACCAGGCATGCAGGGCACGTGCCCAGTGGCAAAatcattgcaaaatgtgtagaactgtaTGAAATTAACTTTTAAACTGCAAAACTGTCTCTCCGTCCtaaggcaaaatgtgtagaattgcaaaaAATGTGGTTTAAATCTCTCTTCAGATGATCCTATTTTCAGCCTGCTGTATCTGTGGGTTGATCAGTGGGATCCTAAACTTCCAGTTTGTGCGTGTGGTGGCAAAGCGTCCCGATGCCCTGCCGTCCCTCTACCTGGCCATCATGGTGCTGGCCTGCCTGGGCATCGGAGTGTCCATCCTGTTTACCTGGCTCACCTGTCGTCTGGCCAGCAGCGAACAGCAGAGGATGTACCTGGAGAGAGAGCTGTCCCTGCACCATTCCCATGAGATGAGTGAAAAGGTGAGCTCAGATAAAACATGAACGGAAAACTCAATAATAATATAGAATTGGACAGAGTGAATGGCCTGTCATTTCTGTCACTATGTATTTCTAAAGCAGTGGTTGccaactccggtcctccagtaccctcaactcctgtcctccagtaccctcaactccggtcctccagtaccctcaactccggtcctccagtaccctcaactcctgtcctccagtaccctcaactccggtcctccagtaccctcaactccggtcctccagtaccctcaactccggtcctccagtaccctcaactccggtcctccagtaccctcaacGCTACACATTATTATTGTAGCCCAGACAAGAACACCTGATTCATGTTTGTCCAGGGCTACAAGAAACATGTGTCCTAacgggggtactggaggactggagttgggaaccactgttctgAAGAGGGATATGAATGCACCACAGGAGGATGGTGGAACCTTacttggggaggatgggctcatggtaatgactggagcagaatgAGTGGAATGTTATCAAATGCACCAAACTCATGTTTTCCATGTGTGCATGCAtctgctccgttccagacattattatgagccgtcctccctcgGCAGCCTCCACTGGAGTGAACCTATCTTTAGTCGCTCTGCATATGACTGTCTGCTAACTAAAATGATAAAAAGTCCTAATTGAGAAGCTCGTATAACCCtgctgtactactgtttattccAGGAGTTGGCTGAGAGATCTGAGAGAGCAGCCAGCATTCCCCAGATCTCCTTCAATGGAAAGTCCTCACCTCCATTGTCATTAGGCTGAAGCCCAGCTGTGTTACTGTATTCAAAGCATCATGGAGACAATGTTGGTTCCATTCAACACCAACGGTTACAGGGGACGTGATCTCTTGCAATGAACTAATACACAAAGGAATCAACATACGGCAACACTATGAGAAGGCGCTGTGAGATTTGACAATCAGCTTACTAGTGACGATGTAGGCTGAATGATGCACCTGGATAGTCCCCAGACATGTATTTGGGggacatggaaacagcaggtAGAGGGCACAAAGCTATGGCACATCCAAAGGCTCAAAAAGATCAACGAAACCACTTGAGATTGTCAGTGTTGAGATGGAGAAAGACATAACTGCTTCAGGGTTTGACTGGTCATAGAGATCATGTCATACAGTGGAAGTTGTTTCCAGTACTATTATTTATTTGAAtgattatttatgtatttattatttaaatATATGTTTGTTTATTCATAAGCATGAAAATATAATAAAATCCCATCTGTGATAGGTTTTTACAATTTAGAGCATTATAATGAATGAATGGTTTAATGATGCCGATGGATGACGAGTACGACGgatgatgatgaatgatgatGACTACAATGGATGATGATTAATGATGACGACTACgatggatgatgatggtgatgacgaCTACGATGGATGATGATGAATGATGACTATGGTggatgatgttgatgttgattaCTTTATTGTATCCATTAGGAAATTAATTCAATATGCATTAGAATATTTTGCAGTAGACCACAACCAGTAGGAAGCAGTAGTGATAGTTATATTCCCCCACTAGAGGGAGCCCTCTATCTCCTTTTAACTTAATCTCTGtaccaaacggcaccctattccctatatagtgcactacttttgaccagagccctatggtcaatagtggtgcactatataaagaatTGGGACTCAGAGTTTAATCTTTTAGTCGAACGTTTGAACAGAATAATAAATATGGAAAGTTATGGATAAATGAGCAGAGTGTTGCTGACAGATTGACATTGTAGTCCTACTTCCTGTGTATCCCTGAGCAAAGCCCATAACCTGAAAATATCCAGTCCTATTTATGGGAATGCTGTCCAGAGAAGATAAGCAGAGTATGGAAGGACAAGGAAAAACATTCCATGAATTTACATTCATGTATTCTCTTACCGACTCCCTCGTCCCTTGCAAAGTAAGAATACAGATTATgggttacgtcccaaatggcaccctattccctacagtgcattacttttgaccagggcccatagggagggtgccatttgtgacacggAGAGACTGTATCCCAGGAAGCTGTGAGAACCACCAGAACTTCCTGTAAAGTGAAACCTGGTCCTTCCATGGCCACCCCTCCTCTCATGGGGACATTGGACAGGGTAAGACCTCCTAAACAAAGCTCCCTTCAAGGTCCTCACCCAGTTCTCTGTCCCAGAAATCTGTTGCCACGGTGAAGCAGGTGGGGGTGTGGCAGACTGACTTCTAGGTTTTTACTCTTTCCCCTTTTTGGTGAAAAACTTCAAAATGCTGTTTCACCTGGCCTAGTCCTAACTGgctgagtggttagagcgttggaataactggaaggttgtgagttcaaaccccgagctgacaaggtacaaactgtattctgcccctgaacaggcagttaactttgacctggccgtcattgaaaataagaatagtcttgcctggttaaataaaggtaaaaaaaaaataaaaaaactgactgactgactgtttcacctggaagctgactgactgactgactgtttcacCTGAACTCTGtcctagccagctaactaactgACTGTTTCACCTTGCTCTAgtcctgactggctgactgtttcACCTGGCTCTAGTCCTGACCAGttaactgactgattgactggcttattggttgactggctggctgactgaccgactggttgactggctcactagctgactgactaacttactgactggctgactgactaaataactgactggctgactaactgactggctggctgactgtatcaCCTGGCTCTACTCCTGGCaagctaactgactgactgactgactaactgacccGCTGCCTCACTGGCTGAGTGACTGGCTGACTAATTGGCGGAcacactggctgactggctgcctcactaactggctgactgactaactgactggctgactagctgactaACTGACAAACTGACTGCCAATAACAACTTATTTTATTATTCATTGGTATTTGTTTTTCCTTCATGAGAGACTTCAGGGGAAGAGCTCAGACAGACATATGCCATCTTTGATGTTTTCAGGGAATGTTGAGTGAGAAGTACAGTGATGGATCAGTGGATGTgttcaaatgacaccctattccctttgtagtgctctacttttgaccaggacccatagggctcacAGGACCCATAGGGCATATGTAGGGAGCCATTTGAGAGCTACACGATGTTGCCCCGGTGGTGAggtccatactgtactgtatgactgtctgtctgcctatgtgtttatctgtctgtctgccactgtatctgtctgtgtgtgtctgtctgtctgactgtctataAGTCTGTCTGCCTATGTGTATATCTGTCTTTCtgcctatgtgtctgtctgtctgcctgtttctgtttgtctgcctctgtgtctggctgtctgcctgtgtctgtctgactctgtctatctgtctttctgcctgtgtgtctgtctgcctgtttctgtttgtctgcctgtgtctgtctgactctgtctatctgtctgtctgactatgtttctgtctgtctggctgcccgcctgcctgtctgcctgcctgcctgtctcagAAGGGAGTGTCTGATGATATATGACTGAAGATTAATCCTGGAGCCACAGAAAGAGCCAGCCCCACAATATTTGGGAGGTGATTTGTACACTGAGCAGACTGAGTaagggtcccaaatggcaccctattccctacatagtgcatggtgcccaatgggccctggtcaaaagtagtgcactaaaagggaatagggtgtcatttgggatgcatcctgagtgtgtttgtgtgagtgttgttaTTTCTGCACTGAATGTCAATGTAGATTTTTTTAGGTGAACAACAGACATCCCACAGGTTCAGCCACAAGTGTTCTGTGACCATACAGGTCTCATTTTACACTctgtgcttgacttggactgaaatacgGGCCACTATTCATTTTGGGTGCTGGTAGCGTTTATATGTAGGTGCAATACTCCTGAGGTTATAttcaacaggaggaagaggaacacAAGCAGAATAACATTAGAGGTGCCTGTACTTAGTTCCAGTGAGTTCCTGCCATTATCAAGTACTGTTTACACCTGATATTTACTTCTATCATCACTTATATACTGTACTGACATATATGTGGTATCATGTTGATTACATAACTCGTGTTTTTTTGTCCTTTGGTTAATATTGTACTATCGACTATAGTATTCTTTCAGTTGTGTGAGAGCGAACAGAAGATTTTGGACTGGGAATtaaactgcagtacactgtcaatcCAAGGGGTGGCACTATCCTATTGTGAGTAAAAATATTTCTACCCAACATCCCCATACATCACAAGCTGCCCTTAATATACACAGCTGACATGTGCTGTTTCCATTGTATACCACAGGGATTGATGGGGTTTGATTGAGAAAGAGTCTATCCCATCATGACTTGTAGTCCAAGAAAAGGGCAGGGTTTATTCATAAAGTAGAGGGCATGACCAGAACCAgtaaaacgtttggacacacctactcattccactgtcttttatttatttttacggAATcgtgtattaaccaaaaaagtgttaaacaaatcaaaatatattttagatttgagtcATTTGTCTTTGCTAATTTGAGCTGCATtcttcaaccagcttcataattcattggacttggtattttaccaaatccAGGAACTATCTTCTGTTTACCAACCCTTTGTTGTCACGGGTGGTAACAAAAAGGATTGGCTAAAAACCATTatattaaggaaagaaattccacaaatggacTTTTAACAAAGACACCTGTTATATGAAATGAattccatgaagctggttgagagaatgccaagagtgtgtgcaaagctctcattaAGACAAAGTAAAAAGAAGTCCatgattaaatcaaatcaaaggttatttgtcacatgtcccgaatacaaccttacagtgaaatgcttacttacaggctctaaccaatagtgcaaaaaaggtattaggtgaacaataggtaggtaaagaaataaaacaacagtaaaaagacaggatatatacagtagcgaggctataaaagtagcgaggctacatacagataccggttagtcaggctgattgaggtagtatgtacatgtagatatggttaaagtgactatgcatataagataaacagagagtagcaaaagcataaaagaggggttggcggctggtgggtggcaggacacaatgcaaatagtctgggtagccatgtgattccctgttcaggagtcttatggcttgggggtaaaaactgttgagaagctaTTTTGTCCTAAACttagcactccggtaccgcttgccatgtgatagtagagagaacattctatgactggggtggctggggtctttgaacatttttagggacttcctctgacatcgcctggtgtagaggtcctggatgtcaagcagctcagccccagtgatgtactgggccgtacgcactaccctctgtagtgccttgcgatcagagaccgagcaattgccgtaccaggcagtgatgcgacCATGCTGTCAatattgcagctgtagaaccttttgaggatctcaggacccatgccaaatctttttagtttcctgagggggaataggctttgtcgtgcccttttcacaactgtcttggtgtgtttggaccattctagtttgttgttgatgtggacgccaaggaacttgaagctctcaacctgctccactacagccccgtcaatgagaatgggggcatgctcggtcctccttttcctgtagtccacaatcatctccttagtcttggttacgttgagggataggttgttattctggcaccacccggccaggtctctgacctcctccctataggctgtttcatagttgtcggtgatcaggcctaccactgttgtgtcgtttgcaaacttaatgatggtgttggagccgtgcctggccatgcagtcatgggtgaacagggagtacaggaggggattgagcacgcacccctggggagctccagtgttgaggatcagcgtggaagatgtgttgctacctaccctcaccacctgggggcggcccgtcaggaagtccaggatccagttgcagacgtaggtgtttagtctcaggatccttagcttagtgatgcgctttgaggatactatggtgttgaactgtagtcaatgaatagaattctcacataagtgttccttttgtccaggtgggaaatggcagtgtggaggttgcatcatctatggatctgtttgggcggtatgcaaattggagtaggtcttgggtttctgggataatggtgttgatgtgagccattaccaacctttcaaagcacttcatggctacggacgtgagtgctacgggtctgtagtcatttgggcaggttgcctttgtgtacttgggcacagggactatggtggtctgcttgaaatatgttggtgttacagactcaatcagggacatgtt carries:
- the LOC118383918 gene encoding uncharacterized protein LOC118383918 isoform X3 is translated as MPDRGCNIWSLVVLSVLEMGLGASSIALGVFGIIRVRSVHKLQLGDASPIWSGICFLICGLCGMVCAKKRSGLIRPDALPSLYLAIMVLACLGIGVSILFTWLTCRLASSEQQRMYLERELSLHHSHEMSEKQWLPTPVLQYPQLLSSSTLNSGPPVPSTPVLQYPQLLSSSTLNSGPPVPSTPVLQYPQLRSSSTLNSGPPVPSTLHIIIVAQTRTPDSCLSRATRNMCPNGGTGGLELGTTVLKRDMNAPQEDGGTLLGEDGLMELAERSERAASIPQISFNGKSSPPLSLG
- the LOC118383918 gene encoding transmembrane protein 196-like isoform X1, yielding MPDRGCNIWSLVVLSVLEMGLGASSIALGVFGIIRVRSVHKLQLGDASPIWSGICFLICGLCGMVCAKKRSGLIMILFSACCICGLISGILNFQFVRVVAKRPDALPSLYLAIMVLACLGIGVSILFTWLTCRLASSEQQRMYLERELSLHHSHEMSEKQWLPTPVLQYPQLLSSSTLNSGPPVPSTPVLQYPQLLSSSTLNSGPPVPSTPVLQYPQLRSSSTLNSGPPVPSTLHIIIVAQTRTPDSCLSRATRNMCPNGGTGGLELGTTVLKRDMNAPQEDGGTLLGEDGLMELAERSERAASIPQISFNGKSSPPLSLG
- the LOC118383918 gene encoding transmembrane protein 196-like isoform X4; the encoded protein is MPDRGCNIWSLVVLSVLEMGLGASSIALGVFGIIRVRSVHKLQLGDASPIWSGICFLICGLCGMVCAKKRSGLIMILFSACCICGLISGILNFQFVRVVAKRPDALPSLYLAIMVLACLGIGVSILFTWLTCRLASSEQQRMYLERELSLHHSHEMSEKELAERSERAASIPQISFNGKSSPPLSLG
- the LOC118383918 gene encoding transmembrane protein 196-like isoform X2; translation: MPDRGCNIWSLVVLSVLEMGLGASSIALGVFGIIRVRSVHKLQLGDASPIWSGICFLICGLCGMVCAKKRSGLIMILFSACCICGLISGILNFQFVRVVAKRPDALPSLYLAIMVLACLGIGVSILFTWLTCRLASSEQQRMYLERELSLHHSHEMSEKWLPTPVLQYPQLLSSSTLNSGPPVPSTPVLQYPQLLSSSTLNSGPPVPSTPVLQYPQLRSSSTLNSGPPVPSTLHIIIVAQTRTPDSCLSRATRNMCPNGGTGGLELGTTVLKRDMNAPQEDGGTLLGEDGLMELAERSERAASIPQISFNGKSSPPLSLG